One window of Nicotiana tomentosiformis chromosome 11, ASM39032v3, whole genome shotgun sequence genomic DNA carries:
- the LOC138900845 gene encoding uncharacterized protein — protein sequence MVRDMRARVRRFVLGLSDDLFADANIAAQNNDMTITKMVAFVQGNEDRLKEEEQLQRDKDREFSKRDKSTGNFSHGGSQAGGNRQFFRKSKSGPAPSSASAPVQRSKFNKKNQNFRAADSQSQASMGYRVPGYPICNTCGKRHPRVCRLGTNSCIGCGQQGHFLRNCPSVGQNNGGNVAQSNNSAAPQNSQAQQGHGAAKSGNVSGGRNRLYALSVRQNTEARRDVVISMLTVFTFDVYTLMDPGSTLSYVTPYIAKKFGIELENLCEPFEVSTPIGESIIAKCIYRGCPVKVYHRLTVADLVELEMLDFDVIMGMDWLESCYATVSCRTKLVSFEFPGEPLRMEG from the coding sequence ATGGTACGTGATATGAGGGCCAGAGTTAGGCGGTTTGTTTTAGGGCTTTCAGATGACTTGTTTGCTGATGCTAATATAGCTGCTCAGAACAATGACATGACCATTACTAAGATGGTTGCCTTTGTTCAAGGGAATGAAGACAGGTTGAAGGAAGAAGAGCAGCTACAAAGAGATAAGGACAGGGAATTCAGCAAGAGAGATAAGTCTACAGGAAATTTCAGCCATGGGGGATCTCAAGCAGGAGGCAATCGCCAGTTCTTCAGGAAATCAAAATCAGGACCTGCTCCATCTTCAGCTAGTGCACCAGTTCAGAGGTCCAAGTTTAACAAGAAAAACCAGAATTTCAGAGCAGCAGACTCACAGTCACAGGCTAGTATGGGCTACAGAGTCCCTGGTTACCCTATTTGCAATACGTGTGGTAAGAGGCATCCAAGGGTGTGTCGTTTAGGCACAAATAGTTGCATTGGGTGCGGTCAGCAGGGCCACTTCTTGAGGAATTGTCCATCAGTAGGGCAGAATAATGGAGGCAATGTAGCTCAGTCCAATAACTCAGCAGCCCCTCAGAACTCTCAGGCCCAACAAGGGCATGGTGCAGCAAAGTCTGGTAATGTAAGTGGTGGTCGAAATCGCTTGTATGCGTTGTCAGTCCGTCAGAATACAGAGGCTCGCAGAGATGTTGTCATAAGTATGCTAACAGTATTCACTTTTGATGTTTACACTCTTATGGATCCGGGATCCACCCTATCTTATGTAACCCCATATATAGCTAAgaaatttgggatagaactaGAAAATTTGTGTGAACCCTTTGAAGTGTCCACTCCAATTGGAGAATCAATTATAGCAAAATGTATCTATAGGGGATGTCCAGTCAAAGTGTATCATCGCCTTACAGTAGCAGACTTAGTGGAATTGGAGATGTTAGACTTCGATGTAAtcatgggcatggattggttagaGTCTTGTTATGCCACAGTGAGTTGTAGAACCAAATTAGTAAGTTTTGAATTTCCCGGTGAACCTCTTAGAATGGAAGGGTGA
- the LOC104108576 gene encoding diacylglycerol kinase 7-like, with amino-acid sequence MGSPESTPTDLSTSRNTAATSSARSSVIDSIMGCTGVTIHKEDLRKRITMPEYLRVAMREAIQNKDVDSVKLHFDMAHADGAEVPKPCESPLVVFINAKSGGRHGPELKARLQDLMGEEQVFDLSAVKPHEFVQYGLSCLEKFAALGDTCAKETREKIRVVAAGGDGTVGWVLGCLGELKKQDREPVPPTGIIPLGTGNDLSRSFGWGGSFPFNWKAATKRILDRVANGPICRLDSWNLVISMPAGEALETPYSLKPSECASLDEELEVYGQLPEKSSYYQGVFYNYFSIGMDAQVAYGFHHLRNEKPYLAQGPLSNKLIYSGYSCKQGWFFAPCSSDPGLRGLNNILRLYVKKVNSSKWEQVPIPSSVRSIVTLNLPSYGSGRNPWGNLKPEYLEKRGFVEAHADDGYVEIFGLKHGWHASMVMVELISAKHIAQASAIRFELRGGEWKEAYMQMDGEPWKQPMSKEFSTFVEIKRVHFQSVMIHGE; translated from the exons ATGGGTTCGCCGGAGTCGACACCAACAGATTTATCAACGAGTCGGAACACGGCGGCGACGTCGTCGGCGAGATCGTCGGTAATAGATTCAATAATGGGATGTACAGGGGTAACGATACATAAGGAGGATTTGAGAAAACGGATTACGATGCCTGAGTATTTAAGGGTAGCGATGAGAGAAGCGATTCAGAATAAGGACGTTGATTCAGTGAAGCTGCATTTTGATATGGCTCACGCCGACGGGGCTGAGGTTCCGAAGCCGTGTGAATCGCCGTTGGTTGTGTTTATTAATGCGAAAAGTGGTGGGAGACATGGACCGGAGCTTAAAGCTCGGTTGCAGGATCTCATGGGTGAAGAACAG GTTTTTGACCTTTCAGCTGTGAAGCCGCATGAATTCGTTCAATATGGATTGAGTTGCCTAGAGAAGTTTGCTGCTCTTGGTGACACTTGTGCAAAAGAGACTCGTGAAAAGATAAGGGTCGTG GCAGCTGGaggtgatggtactgttgggtggGTACTTGGTTGCCTTGGAGAGCTCAAGAAACAAGATCGGGAGCCAGTTCCACCAACTGGCATAATTCCACTTGGTACAGGAAATGACTTGTCGAGAAGTTTTGGTTGG GGCGGTTCATTTCCTTTTAACTGGAAGGCAGCCACGAAAAGAATTCTTGACAGGGTTGCCAATGGTCCTATCTGCCGTCTAGATAG CTGGAATCTTGTAATATCAATGCCAGCTGGGGAAGCTTTGGAGACACCTTATTCTTTAAAACCTTCGGAGTGTGCATCTCTTGATGAG GAATTGGAAGTTTATGGGCAATTACCAGAGAAGTCGTCCTACTATCAAGGAGTATTTTACAATTACTTTAGCATAG GAATGGACGCGCAAGTTGCCTATGGTTTTCACCATCTACGCAATGAAAAGCCATACCTTGCTCAAGGTCCTCTTTCAAACAAG TTGATTTACTCAGGATATAGTTGCAAGCAAGGCTGGTTCTTTGCACCTTGTAGCAGCGATCCTGGCTTAAG GGGATTAAATAACATTCTGCGGTTATATGTCAAGAAGGTCAATAGCTCAAAGTGGGAGCAAGTCCCTATCCCTTCAAG TGTTCGGTCTATAGTCACTTTGAATCTTCCAAGCTATGGCAGTGGAAGGAATCCATGGGGGAATTTGAAGCCAGAGTATTTGGAGAAG AGGGGTTTTGTTGAAGCCCATGCAGATGATGGATATGTTGAAATATTTGGCCTGAAACATGGGTGGCATGCTTCTATGGTTATGGTTGAACTCATCTCCGCCAAACATATTGCCCAG GCTTCAGCAATTAGGTTTGAATTGAGAGGTGGCGAATGGAAAGAAGCGTATATGCAGATGGATGGTGAACCGTGGAAACAACCTATGAGCAAGGAATTTTCAACCTTTGTTGAAATCAAGAGAGTACACTTTCAGTCTGTCATGATCCACGGGGAGTAG